Proteins from a single region of Apis mellifera strain DH4 linkage group LG7, Amel_HAv3.1, whole genome shotgun sequence:
- the LOC412393 gene encoding cytosolic non-specific dipeptidase has translation MASELPPTLKQLFNYIDDHKTEYINNLREVVAIKSVSAWPNHRNEVIKMMKWTEIKLKNLGINTELVDIGKQVLPDGNQIPLPPVLLGTYGSDSKKKTVLIYGHLDVQPALKEDGWDSEPFILTEKNGKLFGRGSTDDKGPVLCWIHVLQAYKAIGIDIPVNLKFVFEGMEESGSEGLDELLWARKNTFLQNVDYICISDNYWLTTKKPCITYGLRGICYFHVEVICADKDMHSGTYGGILHEAMPDLIYLLNTLVDVNGKILIDDIYGKVDKILEKELESYKTIEFDIAEFRDSTGINKLVHNEDKIQILMHRWREPSLSLHGIEGAFSEPGAKTVIPRKVIGKFSIRIVPSMTPEDTAKKVIAYLNKKWAARGSPNTFNVNMYHGGKTWSENPDHPNYLAGRKAIKHVYNVEPDLSREGGSIPVTLTFQETTGKNIILLPIGASDDGAHSQNEKINIYNYIEGTKMLGAYLYEIAQLQQ, from the exons atggctTCAGAACTTCCACCAACATTGAAACAActatttaa ttatattgaTGACCATAaaacagaatatataaataatttacgggAAGTAGTAGCTATAAAATCTGTCTCGGCATGGCCAAATCATAGAAATGAAGTAATCAAGATGATGAAATGGAcagaaatcaaattaaaaaatcttggaaTCAATACAGAATTAGTAGATATAGGAAAACAAGTTCTTCCAGATGGAAATCAAATTCCTTTACCACCTGTTTTATTAGGAACTTATGGAtctgattctaaaaaaaaaacagttctCATATATGGACATTTGGATGTTCAACCTGCATTAAAAGAAGATGGTTGGGATTCTGAACCATTTATTCTTACTgaaaaaaatggtaaattaTTTGGACGTGGAAGTACAGATGATAAAGGTCCTGTACTTTGTTGGATTCATGTATTACAAGCTTATAAAGCTATTGGAATAGATATTCCTGTTAATCTTAag TTTGTCTTTGAAGGTATGGAAGAAAGTGGTAGTGAAGGTTTAGATGAACTTCTTTGGGCacgaaaaaatacatttttacaaaatgttgattatatatgcatatctGATAATTATTGGTTGACTACTAAGAAACCTTGTATTACTTACGGTTTAAGAGGTATTTGTTACTTTCATGTAGAAGTAATTTGTGCTGATAAAGATATGCATAGTGGTACATATGGTGGAATTTTGCATGAAGCAATGCcagatttgatatatttgttaaacacATTGGTTGatgtaaatggaaaaattttaatagatgacATTTATGGTAAAGTTGataaaattctagaaaaagaattagaatctTATAAAACAATAGAATTTGATATTGCTGAATTCAGGGATTCTActggaattaataaattagttcataatgaagataaa attcaaattttgatGCATCGATGGAGAGAACCAAGTTTATCTCTTCATGGAATAGAGGGTGCATTTAGTGAACCAGGTGCAAAAACTGTTATTCCAAGGAAAGTTATTGGAAAGTTTTCAATTAGAATAGTACCAAGTATGACACCTGAAGATACTGCAAAAAAAGTAATagcatatttgaataaaaaatgggCTGCTAGAGGTAGTCCAAAtacatttaatgttaatatgtATCATGGAGGAAAAACATGGTCTGAAAATCCTGATCATCCAAATTATTTGGCTGGTCGAAAAGCTATAAAACATGTGTATAATGTAGAACCTGACTTATCACGCGAAGGAGGTTCTATTCCAGTTACTTTGACATTCCAAGAAACAACAGGTAAAAACATAATACTTTTACCAATTGGTGCTAGTGATGATGGGGCACAttctcaaaatgaaaaaataaatatttataattatattgaaggt acTAAAATGCTTGGAGCTTATTTATATGAGATAGCACAACTTCAACAATAA